In Leptospira sp. WS58.C1, a single genomic region encodes these proteins:
- a CDS encoding aldo/keto reductase has protein sequence MKKRRLGKTGMVVSEICMGTMTFGSTCDEKEAHRILDKAFDSGIDFYDTAEIYPVPPEAEYVHATEKIFGNWLKTKKRESILIATKVCGPGHGWFTPPVREGKTALDRRNIKVAIEGSLKRLGTDYIDLYQTHWPDHDFGYEETLEALTELIDEGKVRYIGSSNETAWGTMKSLEVSRTNKIARYESIQNNFSILNRRFEDALSDICRREQISLLPYSPLAGGVLTGKYNGPTPPENARFTRYAKLPTERQRRMANRFLNEGTLASTKDLMEIAKEAGISVTTLSVAWSKQHDYVASTIIGANTVEQLEESLKAANLILSDDILKKIDEVSKKIPYPMG, from the coding sequence ATGAAAAAAAGAAGGCTTGGAAAAACCGGTATGGTGGTTTCCGAAATTTGTATGGGCACCATGACTTTCGGTTCCACTTGTGATGAAAAGGAAGCGCATCGTATTTTGGATAAGGCCTTCGATTCAGGTATAGATTTTTATGATACTGCGGAGATCTATCCTGTTCCTCCGGAAGCGGAGTACGTTCACGCCACTGAAAAAATTTTCGGCAATTGGCTGAAGACTAAAAAGAGAGAATCTATTCTGATCGCCACCAAGGTTTGTGGACCGGGTCATGGATGGTTTACTCCTCCTGTGAGAGAAGGTAAGACCGCATTAGATCGCAGAAATATCAAAGTTGCGATCGAAGGTAGTCTAAAAAGACTCGGAACCGATTATATAGATTTATACCAAACTCATTGGCCGGATCATGATTTCGGATACGAAGAAACCTTGGAAGCTTTGACCGAATTGATAGACGAAGGCAAAGTCAGATATATAGGAAGTAGCAACGAAACCGCCTGGGGAACCATGAAAAGCCTGGAAGTTTCCCGCACGAATAAAATTGCAAGGTACGAATCCATCCAAAATAATTTCAGCATTCTGAACAGAAGGTTCGAAGATGCTCTTTCCGATATTTGTAGAAGAGAGCAGATCAGCCTTCTTCCTTACTCTCCTTTAGCAGGAGGTGTTCTGACAGGAAAATACAACGGACCTACTCCACCCGAAAACGCAAGATTTACGCGTTATGCAAAACTTCCTACGGAAAGACAAAGAAGAATGGCGAATCGTTTTTTGAACGAAGGCACACTTGCTTCTACAAAAGATCTGATGGAAATCGCAAAGGAGGCAGGGATCAGCGTGACCACTCTTTCGGTTGCTTGGTCCAAACAACACGATTACGTGGCTTCTACCATTATCGGGGCCAACACTGTAGAACAATTGGAAGAAAGTTTAAAGGCCGCAAATTTGATCCTATCGGATGATATTTTAAAAAAGATAGACGAGGTCTCTAAAAAGATCCCTTATCCGATGGGATAA
- a CDS encoding potassium channel family protein, translating into MRKKRIAVIGLGDFGIELVKRLYEDGQEVTAVDQDKNKIDRIREFSTYCVAIDSTDESELKEHGLDEMDAVVLAIGDNFENLIVTADALKKIGAINIFARYQSDLNKRVLQMLGIENLFNPEEQAAHSMAEQLANSSVKGVTLLGQDYRILEAMVPKHMQGKTVQGAKLREDWNLNLITVKRPKNTRRKSDRKDEEVLGIPSPNLVLAEGDILVLFGKTEDLEQMIGIR; encoded by the coding sequence ATGAGAAAGAAAAGGATCGCAGTCATAGGCCTCGGAGATTTCGGGATCGAACTCGTAAAAAGATTATACGAAGACGGGCAAGAAGTCACCGCAGTCGATCAGGATAAAAACAAGATAGATCGTATTAGAGAATTTTCGACTTACTGTGTAGCGATCGATTCCACGGACGAATCCGAATTGAAAGAACACGGTTTGGACGAAATGGACGCTGTCGTATTGGCAATCGGGGATAATTTCGAAAATCTGATCGTGACAGCGGATGCTTTAAAAAAAATAGGAGCTATCAATATATTCGCCCGTTATCAGTCCGATCTGAATAAAAGAGTTTTGCAAATGTTAGGAATTGAGAACTTATTCAACCCGGAAGAACAAGCGGCTCATTCTATGGCGGAACAACTTGCTAATAGCAGTGTAAAAGGTGTCACCTTGCTTGGACAAGATTATAGGATTTTGGAAGCCATGGTCCCGAAACATATGCAAGGTAAAACGGTACAAGGAGCCAAACTCAGAGAAGATTGGAACTTAAATCTGATCACAGTCAAAAGACCTAAAAATACCAGAAGAAAATCTGACCGAAAAGACGAAGAAGTTTTAGGTATTCCTTCTCCTAATCTTGTATTGGCTGAAGGGGATATACTAGTGCTGTTCGGAAAAACGGAAGATCTGGAACAAATGATCGGAATTCGTTAG
- a CDS encoding TrkH family potassium uptake protein gives MNPLLDPDVRTRIVSEWERVSLFFEENIKPFLRFIFGVLGIISLFILIFLYGFYYPPEWVHPLRLVTLTIVWYLVIYEFLSFIFTLTPYRDYLKFHKIEAFVVLIVILQFFFEEKIESILSQQRTEEVVLLFLSLSQLTLAFGGFAHFLRRARLSLGKISPSLVMTASFAILIFLGTAALCLPRAEARPIPLVDLFFTAVSAVCVTGLSTIDVSQDLTGTGQVILMVLVQLGGLGLMTLTVFFALVLEGQVSVTEKLIVKDLFSQETIGRAGSILKQVAYQTFAIEGVGSVFLYLTFPKELGFSQRELIFQSVFHSITGFCNAGFALFPKGLADPHLKGSYSLLSVLMVLIVFGGLGFPTVNQLLKKIRFDGESFRHRFSLGSKLILITTVILLLFGWISYWVLEKNYSLKDLYWYDQAFHSLFYSVTARTAGFNTLDISSMGIPMVFVSLFLMWVGASPNSTGGGIKTSTLALAVLQFYQFFTGKERVDVFGRTVAENSLSRASVAIVLSMFIIFLGIFFLVCFEKPLPFLDICFEVVSAYGTTGLSRGVTSQLEDPGKLILCFVMFVGRVGVLTVLLAFVPKRKPRRYWYPEEYVVVG, from the coding sequence ATGAATCCTCTTTTAGACCCCGATGTACGGACAAGAATAGTTTCCGAATGGGAAAGGGTCTCGCTCTTTTTTGAAGAGAATATCAAACCTTTCTTACGGTTTATATTCGGGGTCTTAGGGATTATTTCTCTTTTTATACTGATCTTTTTATACGGATTTTATTATCCGCCTGAATGGGTCCATCCACTTCGTTTAGTTACGCTAACTATCGTTTGGTATTTGGTAATCTATGAATTTTTGAGTTTTATATTCACGTTAACTCCGTATCGCGATTATTTAAAGTTTCATAAAATAGAGGCCTTTGTTGTCCTAATAGTGATCTTACAGTTCTTCTTCGAGGAAAAGATTGAATCGATTCTTTCTCAACAAAGAACGGAAGAAGTCGTACTCTTGTTCTTATCCTTAAGCCAATTGACTTTGGCATTCGGAGGGTTTGCGCACTTTTTACGAAGAGCTAGACTTTCTCTCGGAAAAATTTCTCCTTCCTTGGTAATGACAGCAAGTTTTGCGATCTTGATCTTTTTAGGAACCGCTGCCTTATGCCTTCCTAGAGCAGAAGCAAGACCGATCCCATTAGTGGATCTTTTTTTCACTGCGGTGAGTGCGGTTTGTGTCACAGGTCTTAGTACGATAGATGTTTCTCAGGATCTGACCGGGACCGGACAGGTGATCTTGATGGTGCTTGTGCAGTTAGGCGGTTTGGGACTGATGACTTTGACCGTATTCTTCGCATTGGTCTTAGAAGGACAAGTTTCCGTTACGGAAAAACTGATCGTTAAGGATCTATTTAGCCAAGAAACCATTGGAAGAGCGGGTTCCATCTTAAAACAGGTTGCTTACCAGACATTTGCGATAGAAGGGGTAGGTTCCGTTTTTTTATATTTAACATTTCCTAAAGAGTTGGGATTTTCACAAAGAGAACTTATCTTTCAGTCCGTATTTCATTCTATAACAGGATTTTGTAATGCAGGGTTTGCACTTTTTCCTAAAGGACTAGCGGACCCCCATTTGAAGGGGTCTTATTCATTACTTTCCGTATTAATGGTCCTGATCGTATTCGGAGGCTTAGGATTTCCCACGGTAAATCAACTCTTGAAAAAAATCAGATTCGATGGAGAATCTTTTAGACATCGTTTTTCTTTGGGCTCTAAACTTATCCTTATTACGACCGTCATTCTATTACTCTTTGGCTGGATTTCCTACTGGGTATTGGAAAAAAATTACAGTTTGAAGGACTTATATTGGTACGACCAGGCATTCCATTCTTTATTCTATTCGGTTACCGCAAGGACTGCAGGATTTAATACTTTGGACATCTCCTCCATGGGAATACCTATGGTGTTCGTGAGCCTATTTCTGATGTGGGTGGGCGCTTCCCCAAATTCTACAGGAGGTGGGATCAAAACTTCCACATTGGCGCTTGCCGTTTTACAGTTTTATCAATTTTTTACCGGAAAGGAAAGAGTGGATGTTTTCGGAAGAACCGTCGCGGAAAATTCTCTTTCCAGAGCCTCCGTTGCAATCGTACTTTCTATGTTTATAATATTCTTAGGTATCTTTTTTTTGGTCTGTTTCGAGAAACCTTTACCATTTCTAGATATTTGTTTCGAAGTAGTTTCCGCTTACGGGACCACCGGTCTTTCTAGAGGGGTCACTTCTCAGTTAGAGGATCCCGGAAAACTAATTTTGTGTTTTGTAATGTTTGTGGGAAGGGTTGGAGTGCTAACCGTATTATTGGCTTTTGTTCCGAAACGGAAACCCAGAAGATATTGGTATCCGGAAGAATATGTCGTGGTCGGTTAA
- a CDS encoding adenosine deaminase — translation MDSNLGFADLHNHLYGSLKPELLRQIGLNNPSPRWEIFTKPFQELYGRSINAATFFEDYKSLEDFKKIYLFNHQGPFPEFQAKFNLIIALSKFDPQEIKFVSKHISKDQYEEGVTFGEYRIMYSPLETYEGIYSKTLAACEGFEDAESELSGKAKSRLVVSLHRDGEIFKEYEILKEMMEKDALIKKYLVGLDFCYIEEGFPPKGKREFLKEVQKDNIAETSTALAVLYHVGESFLDKTLLSASRWVVETAEWGAHRLGHAIAIGLDPYAYLGKKVLEPVSEREDTLKFQLDHWEEISKYGELPPKKKLESELDSIRHKEKVEISVTENLVSETKVFQEYCMDRIKNTNAVIESCPSSNEYIGMVRDKAHHPLIRFAQNDLKFTISTDDPGIFGTNIKEEYDKAERLGLDSGLLEKVRKNSFQYTSEVLSGRMRSEQGAVL, via the coding sequence ATGGACTCGAATCTAGGATTTGCAGATCTTCATAATCATTTATACGGTAGTCTGAAACCTGAACTTCTTAGGCAGATCGGATTGAATAATCCTTCCCCTCGTTGGGAAATTTTTACGAAACCTTTCCAGGAACTTTACGGTAGGTCCATTAACGCTGCGACATTCTTCGAAGATTATAAATCTTTGGAAGATTTTAAAAAGATCTACTTATTCAATCACCAAGGTCCTTTTCCCGAATTCCAGGCAAAGTTTAACCTGATCATTGCACTTTCTAAATTTGATCCTCAAGAGATCAAATTTGTATCCAAACATATAAGCAAGGACCAATACGAAGAAGGAGTAACTTTTGGAGAATATCGTATCATGTATTCCCCGCTCGAAACCTATGAAGGAATTTATTCTAAAACGTTAGCTGCCTGCGAAGGTTTTGAAGATGCGGAGTCCGAACTTTCAGGGAAGGCTAAATCCCGCTTAGTAGTTTCCTTGCACAGGGACGGAGAAATATTCAAAGAATACGAAATACTAAAAGAGATGATGGAGAAAGACGCCCTCATCAAAAAGTATCTAGTCGGATTAGATTTTTGTTATATTGAAGAAGGTTTTCCCCCGAAAGGGAAAAGGGAATTTTTGAAAGAAGTGCAAAAAGATAATATTGCGGAAACTTCTACAGCACTTGCGGTTCTTTATCATGTAGGGGAATCTTTCTTGGATAAAACTCTCCTTTCCGCGTCTCGATGGGTTGTAGAAACGGCTGAATGGGGGGCACATAGACTAGGGCATGCAATCGCAATCGGTTTGGATCCCTATGCATATCTTGGTAAAAAAGTTTTAGAACCGGTGTCCGAAAGAGAAGACACACTCAAATTCCAATTGGATCATTGGGAAGAAATTTCCAAATACGGAGAATTACCACCCAAAAAAAAGTTGGAATCCGAATTGGATTCGATCCGACATAAGGAGAAGGTGGAAATTTCCGTTACTGAAAACCTGGTCTCTGAAACAAAGGTTTTTCAAGAGTATTGTATGGATCGGATCAAAAATACAAACGCGGTCATCGAGTCATGCCCTAGTTCCAATGAGTATATCGGAATGGTACGAGATAAGGCTCATCATCCGTTAATCAGATTCGCTCAGAACGATCTGAAATTTACCATCTCTACCGACGATCCCGGGATTTTCGGGACCAATATTAAAGAGGAATATGATAAGGCGGAACGTTTAGGATTGGACTCCGGACTTTTGGAAAAGGTTAGAAAGAATTCTTTTCAATATACATCCGAAGTCCTTTCCGGAAGGATGAGATCCGAACAGGGAGCAGTGCTCTAA